From a single Apium graveolens cultivar Ventura chromosome 2, ASM990537v1, whole genome shotgun sequence genomic region:
- the LOC141685434 gene encoding uncharacterized protein LOC141685434 — MRSGFMTRTSQKYYLLPSEPEPYRTCKSKRFITKVVFMSAVDRPRFDQDENCIFDGKIGIFPFTKEEPVVRTSKNRAKGYVELKPIENINKVVVKQCMIKKILLAIKVKWPQDNIEHIIIQQDNARPHINGDDLEFMEAAKSDGFKITLANQPANSPDLNINDLGFFIIIQGLQHEKAPKTICELVDAVIEAYEEVEPSTLNCVWLSLQNYMTNVLKNGGNNNSYALYYSL, encoded by the coding sequence ATGAGAAGTGGTTTTATGACTAGAACTTCACAAAAGTACTACCTACTGCCTAGTGAACCAGAGCCATATAGAACTTGTAAGTCCAAGAGATTTATTACCAAAGTTGTGTTTATGAGTGCAGTGGATAGGCCTAGGTTTGACCAAGATGAAAATTGTATTTTTGATGGAAAAATAGGCATATTTCCATTCACTAAAGAAGAACCCGTTGTTAGAACAAGTAAGAACCGTGCAAAGGGTTATGTGGAACTCAAGCCTATAGAAAATATAAATAAAGTTGTGGTTAAACAATGTATGATAAAAAAAATCCTTCTGGCTATTAAAGTCAAATGGCCACAAGACAACATTGAACATATCATTATACAACAAGATAATGCTAGGCCTCATATCAATGGTGACGACTTAGAGTTCATGGAAGCCGCAAAATCTGATGGGTTTAAAATAACATTGGCTAATCAACCGGCTAATAGTCCAGATTTGAATATCAATGATTTGGGTTTCTTTATAATTATACAAGGATTGCAACACGAGAAAGCCCCTAAAACAATCTGTGAGCTAGTCGATGCAGTGATTGAAGCATATGAAGAAGTGGAACCTTCTACTTTAAATTGCGTTTGGTTATCTCTACAAAATTATATGACCAATGTACTAAAAAATGGTGGCAATAACAATTCATATGCTCTGTACTACTCCCTGTAG